The following proteins are encoded in a genomic region of Corylus avellana chromosome ca4, CavTom2PMs-1.0:
- the LOC132179526 gene encoding uncharacterized protein LOC132179526, with translation MVIQKKPQYGDAVKSLPKPLPIPVSATHLPKNKEAEEEEAEDKEDEESVEHLSPQDLLKGHIKHAKKVRARVREEQLRRIARYNSRLALLLPLLVEQFRNDTAPRN, from the exons CCACAGTATGGGGATGCTGTGAAGTCTCTTCCAAAACCTTTGCCTATACCCGTGTCAGCCACTCATCTGCCAAAGAACAAGGaagctgaagaagaagaggcaGAGGATAAGGAG GATGAGGAATCTGTTGAGCATTTGTCACCTCAAGATCTTTTGAAAGGACACATCAAACATGCTAAAAAGGTTCGAGCACG AGTAAGGGAAGAACAGTTACGGCGAATTGCAAGGTATAACAGTAGGCTTGCTCTTCTCCTTCCTCTGCTGGTAGAACAGTTCAGAAATGATACAGCTCCTAGAAACTGA